Genomic window (uncultured Hyphomonas sp.):
TAATGTCCGGCGTCAGGCCGTACATGAAGGGCGTCGCCACGATCACGCCGAGGGGCGTCGTCACCGCAGACGCAATAAATGCCCAGATGAAGGATTCGCGGTTCGAGAAGCTGTGCCGGCGGAGGATGGCAAAGGTGATCACGCCTTCGGGAAACTCATGCAGCATCAGCGACGCTGCGGCATAAACGCCGGACGAGAAGCTCGCCGCGAAGGTCACCGAATAGATCATCCCGTCCAGCAGGGAGTGGATCGCGACGGCTGCAAGCGGCGTGATCGCGGCAGCCCGCGCCCGGTCGGAACGCTCCGGGAAGGCCGCGCCGACCCCGAAATGCAGGATCAGGCCACCGAAAAAGCCGACCATGAGAAAGACGGGCGTGTGCGCGCTGAGCTGAAAAGCTTCCGGCGCAATGTGCAACAAAGTCAGGCTGACCAGCATGCCCCCGGCTGCCAGCGCAAACAGGCCGGAATAGCGCGCACTCCAGTCCCCACGCACGGACACGGAGATCAGGCCAAGCGTTGTGATGAAGGCGGCAGTCAAGCCGAACAGAAGAGGGGCCTGGAGCGAATTGAGCATATGTGCGTAAACCGGCGGCGTTGTGAAATTGGCAGAAGGACTTCTGCAAGCCCCGCCTTGATTAAATGTGATATAGTATCATTGTCATTTCCGCGACAACAAATATTGACCTTTCTGCACTTATCCACTGTGTGGCACATTGGAGGCCCACGATGATTTCATTCCGTTTCTGGCCGGTTGCGGCCATTTCCGCCGCCAGCCTGCTGACACTTGGCGCCTGCGGCCCGGCCAGCGACCCCTACGAACCTCCTTCGCAAGCACAGGAATCCGAGCTGACCCAGGCAGCCGATGCGGTCGATGCTGACAGGCCCGCTGCGCCGGAGGCGGTTGCCGAACTCGAGGCCGCCAATGATCACGATGAAGGCCATGCCGGCGAACCGCACGTGCATGGAGGCGGGGATCTTGCGATCACGCGGGAAGACGATTTCCTGACCGTGACCCTTGATGCGCCGCTCGCCAATTTCGGCCTTTCGGAAACCAAGGTGCCGGAAGGCAAGAAGGCCGAAAAATTCGCCGAAGGCATCGTCGAGCCGATCGGGCCGACTGTCTGCGAAGAGACCGAACGCTCCACCACCGGCCGTACCGACGGCACCCATGGCGCGATGACCGTGTCGGTTGCCTGGCGCTGCAAGAAGATCGACCGGGTCGAAGGCATGCGGGTGCACATCTTCGAACGCTATCCCGGCTTTGAACATATCGACGCGATCTATCTTGGCCCCGAGGGCCAGCAGGTCGCCAAGGAACTCACTCCCAGCGACACAGAGATCGACTTCGACTGATGCAGCCTGAGACCGCCGGTACGGATGCCATCCGGGTAGACAAGCTTCGTTTTGCCTGGCCGGGACACCCGCCCGTTCTGGACATCGAAAGCTTCACCCTCGCCCGCGGCGAAAAACTGTTCCTGCGCGGACCATCCGGATCCGGAAAGTCTACCCTGCTTGGCCTGATCGCCGGCGTGCTGAGCCCTGAGACCGGCACGATCGACGTGCTGGGCAATGACATGGCGGCGCTGAGTGCCGCAAAGCGCGACCGCGTACGGGCCGACCATCTCGGCGTCATCTTCCAGATGTTCAACCTGGTGCCATACCTGTCGGTCACCGGGAATGTCACGCTGCCGCTGCGCTTCTCCCCTGCCCGGCGCGCAAAGGTCGGCAAGGATGCCGAGGGCGAAGCCCGGCGCCTGCTGGGCCGTCTCGGCCTCACCGATACGACCCTGCTTGACCGCCGCGTCTCGGATCTTTCCGTTGGCCAGCAGCAGCGGGTCGCCGCCGCCCGCGCCCTGATGGGCGGGCCGGACATCGTGATCGCGGATGAGCCAACGTCTGCCCTCGACACGGATGCCCGCGACAAATTCATCGAACTCCTCAGCGAGGAAGCCGGACGCACTGGCGCGGCGCTCCTCTTCGTCAGCCATGATGCCAGCCTCGCCCGCCAGTTTGACCGGGCGGTCGACCTGGCAGAAATCAACAAGGCAGGAGTAAGCGCATGAAGGCCCTGTTTGCCCTCGCCTGGAAAAGCCTGCTGAACCGGCGGGCTTCGGTGTTGCTGACGCTCTTGGCTGTGGCGCTCTCTGTCGCCCTGTTTCTGGGCGTCGACAAGGCCCGCACCGGGGCGCGCGAAGGCTTCGGCCACACGATTTCTGGCACCGACCTGATCATCGGCGCGCCCACGGGCAGCGTGAACCTGCTGCTCTATTCCGTCTTCCGGATGGGCAATGCGACGGCCGAGATTTCCTGGCCGACCTATGAGAAACTGGCCGCGCGCGACGACATCGCCTGGACGGTGCCGATCTCCCTCGGCGACAGCCATCGCGGCTTCCGCGTGATGGGGACGAACCATTCCTATTTCGAGCACTACAAATATGGCCGCGACCAGTCCCTGCGCTTTGCCAAGGGCCGGGAAATGGACGACCTGTTCGATGCCGTGATCGGCGCCGATGTCGCCCGCGAGCTTGGCTACGACATCGGCACGCCGCTCGTCCTGTCGCACGGGCTCGGCAAGGCGGATTTCGGCGCGGGCCATGATAACCGGCCGTTCCGCGTTGTCGGCATTCTCGCGCCGACCGGCACGCCGGTGGACCGGACCGTGATCGTCTCCCTCGAAGCGATCACGGCCATCCATGTCGGCTGGGAAAGCGGCGCAAAGAATCCGCTGGCCGATTCGATCACCGAAGACATGATCCGCAGCTTCAACCTGACGCCCAAGACGATCACGGCGGTCTATGCCGGGCTGAAGCGCAAGGGCACGATCCTG
Coding sequences:
- a CDS encoding ZIP family metal transporter; the encoded protein is MLNSLQAPLLFGLTAAFITTLGLISVSVRGDWSARYSGLFALAAGGMLVSLTLLHIAPEAFQLSAHTPVFLMVGFFGGLILHFGVGAAFPERSDRARAAAITPLAAVAIHSLLDGMIYSVTFAASFSSGVYAAASLMLHEFPEGVITFAILRRHSFSNRESFIWAFIASAVTTPLGVIVATPFMYGLTPDIIGSLFAVSAGLLLYVATGPLMEPLEEEPPMRSLLALSTGVGLAILMALMPLHHHDEEGGHPAPTPHEIPH
- a CDS encoding DUF2796 domain-containing protein codes for the protein MISFRFWPVAAISAASLLTLGACGPASDPYEPPSQAQESELTQAADAVDADRPAAPEAVAELEAANDHDEGHAGEPHVHGGGDLAITREDDFLTVTLDAPLANFGLSETKVPEGKKAEKFAEGIVEPIGPTVCEETERSTTGRTDGTHGAMTVSVAWRCKKIDRVEGMRVHIFERYPGFEHIDAIYLGPEGQQVAKELTPSDTEIDFD
- a CDS encoding ABC transporter ATP-binding protein, which gives rise to MQPETAGTDAIRVDKLRFAWPGHPPVLDIESFTLARGEKLFLRGPSGSGKSTLLGLIAGVLSPETGTIDVLGNDMAALSAAKRDRVRADHLGVIFQMFNLVPYLSVTGNVTLPLRFSPARRAKVGKDAEGEARRLLGRLGLTDTTLLDRRVSDLSVGQQQRVAAARALMGGPDIVIADEPTSALDTDARDKFIELLSEEAGRTGAALLFVSHDASLARQFDRAVDLAEINKAGVSA
- a CDS encoding FtsX-like permease family protein — encoded protein: MKALFALAWKSLLNRRASVLLTLLAVALSVALFLGVDKARTGAREGFGHTISGTDLIIGAPTGSVNLLLYSVFRMGNATAEISWPTYEKLAARDDIAWTVPISLGDSHRGFRVMGTNHSYFEHYKYGRDQSLRFAKGREMDDLFDAVIGADVARELGYDIGTPLVLSHGLGKADFGAGHDNRPFRVVGILAPTGTPVDRTVIVSLEAITAIHVGWESGAKNPLADSITEDMIRSFNLTPKTITAVYAGLKRKGTILRTRREINTNKGEPLMAIMPGQALAELWSVTAMAERALLAVSIFVIAVGVVSILTSILTSLNERRREMSILRAVGARPGHIFGLLTLEAGLIGFLGALLGILIVHGLILIAGPIVMQRYGISLGGTGPGMTDLLTLLAVTGASLLAGAIPAWAAFRRSLADGLSVKL